Proteins encoded together in one Coffea arabica cultivar ET-39 chromosome 2c, Coffea Arabica ET-39 HiFi, whole genome shotgun sequence window:
- the LOC113689146 gene encoding disease resistance protein RFL1-like isoform X4, producing the protein MPELIIENYMEGSNMNNMQLLKREWQQLSCKASDVEEEVNREENSGKKRRKEVDVWLNEVKKLSLEINALETSGSSWGLSVKKDPIAKLLLQVEELINQIHHFNGLVLDAYDNIKESLLPTKLFGANFNEALQGISSCLVTDDISNIGIYGMGGVGKTTLAEHIKYHLSENTDYLVLWVTVSQEFSITSLQDRIADVLGIHLSNKDEEEVRADILRGALRKMQRLIILILDDVWQEFCLDRVGICLYPRNCRLILTTRSQEVCNRMQCQRIFALKTLDTNEAWDLFKHTHGCKTLLRKDVRKIAKSLTKRCDGLPLGIITVAQSMRGVSSIYEWRTALEQLEACSVGFEEMERRVFPILQWSFNCLDECLRHCFLYCSLYQANRKIKRKELIDLFIWAELMPKRNSRSEEFNQGQMILNKLIEVCLLEETKDFEGDGCAKMHGLVRDMALWIANGNSKLRMSGDVPRFLVKSLGQRDLEVPLQQKEWTEDLHAVSFHSFISYASREIKVPPAWSPNCPKLSTLLLPHFSIKRIPDSFFLNMCGIKIVNLIGCKGITELPNSVSNLVSLTALILGHCKDLRSVPPLGKLKQLRELDLSWTKIQDLPQGLESLVSLERLNLDHCQSLIQTIIPKGTFSKLYRLRWLILPPYGTVQVNDPEVLNQLESFIGYLCFTDSYKISRWPEHYQLYINDDFSSWNESDDLDDDIGDDKQLYFHQCNFGRGLNCAVLLLPSDMKSLVLQDCVGMGIRYLSDVFINFTSLNDLSSLTIRGLDGIEFLLQFSSPAPRDQLEVSSFSPLRNLQELILGDLQNLD; encoded by the exons ATGCCAGAGTTAATAATAGAAAATTACATGGAAGGGAGCAACATGAACAACATGCAATTGCTGAAAAGGGAATGGCAACAATTGAGCTGCAAAGCATCTGACGTAGAAGAAGAAGTGAACAGAGAAGAAAATTCAGGTAAAAAGAGAAGGAAGgaagttgatgtttggttgaatgaAGTTAAAAAGTTAAGTCTTGAAATCAATGCATTGGAAACAAGTGGATCATCTTGGGGGCTTTCAGTAAAGAAGGATCCTATAGCAAAGCTGCTACTTCAGGTGGAAGAACTCATTAATCAGATACATCACTTCAATGGGCTTGTGCTCGATGCTTATGACAACATCAAGGAGTCATTGCTGCCAACCAAattatttggagcaaattttaaTGAAGCTTTGCAGGGGATTTCGTCATGCTTGGTGACTGATGATATATCAAACATTGGGATTTATGGGATGGGTGGAGTTGGTAAGACCACATTGGCAGAGCACATTAAGTACCATCTCTCAGAAAATACTGATTATCTCGTGCTTTGGGTTACAGTATCTCAAGAATTTAGTATCACTAGTTTGCAGGATAGGATTGCTGATGTCTTAGGTATTCATTTATCAAATAAGGATGAGGAAGAAGTAAGAGCAGATATATTGCGTGGGGCACTCAGGAAAATGCAAAGATTAATAATACTCATATTGGATGATGTTTGGCAAGAATTTTGTTTAGACAGGGTAGGGATTTGTCTTTATCCAAGAAATTGCAGATTGATTTTGACTACGCGCTCACAGGAAGTGTGCAACAGGATGCAATGTCAAAGAATATTTGCATTGAAAACTTTGGACACGAATGAAGCTTGGGATTTGTTCAAGCATACACATGGTTGCAAGACCTTGCTTCGTAAAGATGTGCGAAAAATTGCCAAGTCTCTCACGAAAAGGTGTGATGGTTTGCCTCTTGGTATTATCACAGTGGCTCAGAGCATGAGAGGTGTGAGCTCCATCTATGAATGGAGAACTGCATTGGAGCAATTGGAAGCATGCTCAGTAGGATTTGAAGAGATGGAACGACGTGTGTTTCCCATCCTGCAATGGAGTTTCAATTGCTTGGATGAATGTCTAAGGCATTGCTTCCTGTATTGCTCTCTTTATCAAGCAAAtaggaaaataaaaagaaaggaactaATAGACCTGTTTATTTGGGCAGAGCTGATGCCAAAGCGGAACTCAAGGTCTGAAGAATTTAATCAAGGTCAAATGATATTAAACAAACTGATAGAAGTTTGCTTGCTAGAAGAAACTAAAGATTTTGAAGGGGATGGCTGTGCGAAGATGCATGGTTTGGTCAGAGATATGGCATTATGGATTGCAAATGGAAACTCCAAACTAAGGATGAGTGGAGATGTACCAAGGTTCTTGGTGAAAAGCTTAGGACAGAGAGATTTAGAAGTACCACTGCAACAAAAAGAATGGACAGAAGATCTCCATGCTGTCtcttttcattcatttatttcGTATGCAAGTCGAGAAATAAAAGTTCCACCAGCTTGGTCACCAAATTGTCCTAAGCTCTCAACCTTgcttcttcctcatttttccaTCAAAAGAATTCcagattcattttttttgaacaTGTGTGGAATTAAAATTGTGAATCTAATTGGGTGCAAAGGTATAACAGAGTTGCCTAATTCTGTTTCAAACTTGGTGAGTCTCACTGCTTTGATTTTGGGACATTGTAAAGACCTTCGATCTGTGCCACCACTAGGAAAgcttaagcaattgagggaacTGGACCTATCCTGGACTAAGATTCAGGATTTACCTCAAGGTTTGGAATCATTGGTCAGCCTCGAAAGGCTTAACTTGGACCATTGTCAGTCTCTCATACAAACGATAATACCGAAAGGGACATTTTCCAAATTGTACCGTCTTCGATGGCTAATATTGCCTCCCTATGGTACTGTACAAGTTAATGATCCAGAAGTGTTGAACCAATTAGAAAGTTTTATAGGATATTTATGTTTTACCGACTCTTATAAAATCTCTCGGTGGCCAGAACACTATCAACTTTATATCAATGATGACTTCTCATCTTGGAATGAGTCTGATGACTTGGACGATGATATTGGGGATGACAAACAATTGTATTTTCATCAATGTAACTTTGGTAGAGGATTGAACTGTGCTGTGCTGTTGCTGCCAAGTGATATGAAAAGTCTAGTACTCCAGGATTGTGTCGGCATGGGCATTAGGTACTTGTCAGATGTTTTTATCAATTTTACAAGTTTAAATGACTTGTCTTCTTTGACAATTAGGGGTTTGGATGGAATAGAGTTCCTCTTGCAATTTTCCTCTCCTGCTCCACGTGATCAGCTGGAAGTCTCATCTTTTAGTCCACTAAGGAATTTGCAAGAGCTAATACTTGGGGATTTGCAGAATCTG GACTAG